From the Teredinibacter turnerae T7901 genome, one window contains:
- a CDS encoding tetratricopeptide repeat protein has protein sequence MKKIIPLLVLVAVLTACKSEEEKSQEYYESGAAYLEKGEYSSAELEFKNALKINPHNTDAQFGTAVIYESKKRWVELEKTLVGILDFDPEYIEARIKLTNLYLGQNKIDKAMVHTEKLMTQQPQNPMVKTLRAAVLYKIDDRDGARNLIDQVLAAHPHYVDAVILKAHDLLFQDKNSEAIAVLDGALKEQPKSVVLNIVLLQALNKAGEASRAESVYRTLIEIYPDNSNIPLSLARHLASNNQVEAAVALLEKQAEQKQDTEFLFKAIELVNDRDGIDAAEALTKKYLKQFPALERLRFALVDIYVKTGRLAEAVAELDKIWLAGGETRLTVDAGLRKGRLELMNNSLSDAEKTIARLEELDANNPKVAVLQGDLLLAKHDGAGAIRVLRTALRQVAVDADVFAALAKAHRAQAEFELANEYFAKAVRAPDGIKYAVDYAQFLLEQKKLSLSEQILQQLILRNRGSERVLNLLAQVKLAKEQWQEAEMIADQMQQIEGEDTVVAYIRGMAASGKGDNEGAIAAMENLQKLSPDSMRSMVLLVDAYIKAGQRDEAETFLNRVIATDPNSYTGYFLRGNLHLYFGEAEPAVRDYQQAIKNDPKKEGAYNALAKLNLRLGKVADAERVLSQGVRRLPDSETLTAFRAELHRRAGELDQAVAMYRALLARNDSLDVVANNLASTLITLGGADNLQSALQVAARFRTSKVPQFLDTLGWAYVLNNQLDDGLSLLRRASLKLPDEPEIAYHLAEGYFRNQDYTNAKIQVDEALAKGTDSLSWYTTAETLQKKIAAAL, from the coding sequence ATGAAAAAAATAATTCCACTATTGGTGCTTGTCGCGGTATTGACGGCCTGCAAAAGCGAAGAAGAAAAATCGCAGGAATATTATGAGAGCGGTGCGGCCTACCTGGAGAAAGGTGAGTACTCTTCGGCCGAGTTAGAGTTTAAAAATGCGCTCAAGATCAATCCGCACAATACGGACGCGCAATTTGGTACAGCCGTTATTTACGAAAGTAAAAAACGCTGGGTTGAGTTGGAGAAAACACTGGTTGGTATTCTCGATTTTGACCCTGAATATATCGAGGCGCGAATTAAGCTCACCAACCTGTACCTTGGCCAGAACAAAATTGATAAGGCGATGGTGCACACCGAAAAGTTGATGACTCAGCAGCCGCAAAACCCGATGGTGAAAACGCTGCGGGCCGCGGTGCTGTATAAAATCGACGACCGCGACGGTGCGCGAAACCTCATTGATCAAGTATTAGCCGCTCACCCACATTACGTTGATGCGGTTATTCTCAAAGCTCATGACCTCCTGTTCCAAGATAAAAACAGCGAAGCGATCGCGGTGTTGGATGGCGCGCTGAAAGAGCAGCCCAAGAGCGTGGTGCTTAATATTGTGTTGTTGCAGGCGCTCAATAAAGCCGGGGAAGCTTCAAGGGCGGAATCTGTATATCGCACCTTGATTGAGATCTACCCGGACAACAGCAATATCCCGTTGTCACTGGCTCGACACCTTGCCTCCAACAATCAAGTGGAAGCAGCTGTAGCGCTTCTGGAAAAGCAGGCTGAGCAAAAGCAGGATACTGAGTTTTTGTTTAAGGCGATCGAACTGGTCAATGACCGTGATGGTATTGACGCTGCCGAGGCATTGACCAAAAAGTATCTCAAACAATTTCCGGCGTTGGAACGTTTGCGTTTCGCACTGGTGGATATCTATGTAAAAACCGGCCGCTTAGCCGAGGCAGTGGCAGAGCTGGATAAAATCTGGCTGGCAGGGGGCGAAACCCGGCTGACAGTTGATGCGGGTTTGCGTAAAGGCCGGCTAGAACTAATGAATAACAGTTTGTCCGATGCGGAAAAAACGATCGCCCGGCTCGAAGAGCTGGATGCGAACAATCCCAAAGTCGCCGTGTTGCAAGGGGATTTGTTACTCGCTAAACACGATGGCGCCGGTGCGATCCGTGTGTTGCGTACTGCACTGAGGCAGGTGGCCGTCGATGCCGACGTGTTTGCCGCGCTGGCCAAAGCGCATCGAGCGCAAGCGGAGTTTGAGTTGGCTAACGAGTACTTTGCGAAGGCGGTGCGTGCACCTGACGGAATAAAATACGCAGTGGATTACGCGCAGTTCTTACTCGAGCAGAAAAAACTGAGTCTCTCTGAGCAAATCCTCCAGCAGCTTATTTTGCGTAATCGTGGCAGTGAACGCGTGCTCAATTTACTGGCGCAGGTCAAGCTTGCCAAAGAGCAATGGCAAGAAGCGGAAATGATAGCTGATCAAATGCAACAGATCGAAGGCGAAGATACGGTTGTGGCCTACATTCGTGGCATGGCAGCTTCCGGCAAGGGAGACAACGAAGGCGCTATTGCCGCCATGGAAAATCTGCAAAAACTCAGCCCTGATTCCATGCGCTCTATGGTGTTGTTAGTCGACGCCTATATTAAGGCGGGTCAACGAGATGAAGCGGAAACCTTCTTGAACCGGGTAATCGCAACCGATCCAAACTCCTACACTGGGTACTTTTTGCGCGGCAATTTGCACCTCTATTTCGGTGAGGCGGAACCTGCGGTACGGGATTACCAGCAGGCGATTAAAAACGATCCCAAAAAAGAAGGTGCTTATAACGCGCTTGCGAAGTTGAACCTGCGGCTAGGCAAAGTGGCCGATGCAGAACGGGTACTCAGCCAGGGCGTACGGCGATTGCCGGATAGCGAGACGCTTACCGCCTTTCGTGCCGAGCTCCACCGCCGTGCCGGCGAGCTGGATCAAGCCGTTGCCATGTATCGCGCGCTCCTTGCTAGAAACGACAGCCTGGATGTGGTGGCTAATAATTTAGCGTCCACATTGATCACACTGGGTGGTGCCGACAATTTACAATCCGCTCTGCAAGTGGCGGCGCGGTTCCGCACCTCAAAGGTGCCACAATTTCTCGACACGCTCGGCTGGGCCTATGTGCTCAACAACCAGTTGGATGACGGTCTATCTTTGTTGCGACGTGCTTCGCTCAAACTACCTGACGAGCCAGAAATCGCCTATCACCTGGCTGAAGGTTATTTCCGCAATCAGGATTACACCAACGCGAAAATTCAGGTAGACGAAGCGCTTGCAAAAGGAACCGACAGTTTGAGCTGGTATACAACTGCTGAAACCTTGCAGAAAAAGATTGCTGCAGCTTTGTAA
- the xrtD gene encoding VPLPA-CTERM-specific exosortase XrtD yields MNAIASPMDLVRPQSAAHSLLVLFVLATLAFAPSLYGLVGDWLASPEYGHGILVSGIAVYLLWCRRDMVACAADKAFVGCVVLVALALACYGFAMLGDITVLKHYAYVATLASIALTLGGWPVLRVVGFPLVLIFFSIPLHPFFTNHLTSDLQLVSSTIGVWFIHLMGIPALQEGNVINMGDFSLLVEEACSGLRYLLPLASISLLIGYYYRGRLITRILLFLSAIPITVFMNSLRIAVTGFLIKYVGKESADGFLHDFEGWFVFVVSCVLLGLALVVLAKVNRRALTLQDNFKFPVVAVEDLRAGSPVGARIHGVIAALLILGGSAISYLWLNKETVIPARETFDKFPLTLAGRDLYPDVLDSHVLNILKLDDYFIGDYLATDKLPVNLYMAYYEAQQDGSLIHSPSDCIPAGGWEITDSSIIDLTDLGFRGRGNRAIIEKGDNRLLVYYWVNEQARNYATEFEVYNSLVLRSITHGRTDATLVRVYVPLREGVDSEGQLKEFVAALADRSAPFLPQ; encoded by the coding sequence ATGAACGCTATTGCCTCGCCCATGGATTTAGTTCGACCCCAGAGTGCCGCTCATTCGCTGCTGGTGCTCTTTGTTCTCGCCACACTTGCCTTCGCCCCCAGTCTGTATGGCCTGGTTGGCGATTGGCTTGCGTCTCCGGAGTATGGTCACGGCATCCTTGTATCGGGGATCGCCGTGTATCTGCTCTGGTGTCGCCGCGACATGGTGGCGTGCGCCGCAGACAAAGCGTTTGTTGGGTGCGTGGTTTTGGTGGCTTTGGCGCTGGCCTGCTACGGTTTTGCGATGTTGGGCGATATAACCGTGCTCAAACACTACGCTTACGTGGCGACCCTGGCTTCGATTGCGCTTACCCTTGGCGGCTGGCCTGTTTTGCGGGTGGTTGGTTTTCCACTCGTGCTGATATTCTTCTCCATTCCTCTGCATCCCTTCTTTACCAACCACCTCACTAGCGATTTACAGTTGGTGTCGTCAACTATTGGGGTATGGTTTATACACTTGATGGGCATTCCCGCGCTGCAGGAAGGCAACGTAATCAATATGGGTGACTTCTCCCTGTTGGTGGAGGAAGCTTGCTCTGGATTGCGTTATTTACTTCCGCTGGCCAGCATATCGCTACTGATTGGCTACTACTATCGCGGCAGGCTGATAACCCGAATATTGCTGTTTTTGTCGGCGATCCCCATCACCGTATTCATGAACAGCTTGCGTATAGCGGTCACCGGATTCCTGATTAAATACGTCGGCAAGGAGTCTGCAGACGGCTTTCTGCATGATTTTGAAGGCTGGTTTGTATTTGTGGTTTCCTGTGTATTGCTTGGTCTTGCTCTGGTGGTGCTGGCTAAGGTAAATCGACGGGCGCTAACCCTGCAGGACAATTTTAAATTCCCCGTTGTTGCCGTCGAAGATCTCCGCGCAGGTTCGCCGGTGGGTGCGCGTATTCACGGGGTGATTGCCGCGTTACTCATTCTGGGCGGCAGTGCTATCAGTTACCTGTGGCTGAACAAAGAAACAGTGATTCCCGCGCGCGAAACCTTCGACAAATTCCCGTTAACCCTCGCCGGGCGAGACCTCTATCCAGACGTGCTCGACAGCCATGTGCTGAATATTCTGAAACTGGACGACTATTTTATTGGCGATTATCTCGCTACAGATAAGCTGCCGGTCAACTTATACATGGCCTATTACGAGGCTCAGCAGGACGGCTCGTTGATTCACTCACCCTCAGACTGTATCCCGGCTGGCGGATGGGAAATAACTGATTCCAGTATTATCGACCTGACGGACCTTGGGTTTCGCGGTCGCGGCAATCGCGCAATTATAGAAAAAGGCGACAACCGATTGCTTGTTTACTATTGGGTGAATGAACAAGCTCGCAATTACGCGACAGAATTTGAAGTCTACAACTCCTTAGTATTGCGATCGATTACTCACGGTCGCACCGACGCTACGCTAGTGCGGGTGTATGTACCGCTGCGCGAGGGCGTTGATAGCGAAGGCCAGTTGAAGGAGTTTGTCGCCGCACTCGCCGATCGAAGCGCACCTTTTTTACCGCAATAA